Genomic segment of Anguilla rostrata isolate EN2019 chromosome 13, ASM1855537v3, whole genome shotgun sequence:
ttttatttgtcatttaaacaTCTCCTTCACCGGCGGCAGGGTGGCTCACCTGGCAGGTGAGTTGGTTCAGGAACTGAACAGACGGTATCACCATGGGAAAGACACCAACCTGGACCAGAAACTTCAAGAAATTCatgaggagagaaagaaagatttgACCACCAAGTAtaaggaggagctggagcagctggagcagcaggaTGTTGCTTCTTCTGATGACCAGGGTGAGTTCTGAGTGATCAGCGCTTATAAACGACGAGCTGTCAAAAAACGACAAGCAGTGTGGAGAGATCACTAAGGACCTGAGCTTATAACCGGACATCAGCAGTCTATTCATATAAATAGAGAGCAACAGGATCAATTCTCAGGTGTACTCCTGTAAAACTCACATTGACAGTAGATAGTCTTAATAATGATCAgaagtctcttttttttaatgtgcactgacacacaaatgctcaaaaaataactatttgtgccaaactgtgtttgtcttGGACAATGTCTCAGATATGGATGAAAGCATTTggcatgcaaaaaaaactgtaacattGGTGTCAATGTGTGATGATTATAATACCTGGCATTTATGAATGAGTGTCATGttgaaatatacagtaaaatagttttgattaattagatgctattaaattaaataaaagattaaagtTGTATGGCTTGCTTTTGATATTTGCAAGAGCAGTTTGATTTTAGAATCAACAACCTGTATTCGTGTAAAATGTAAAGTAGCTGAACATAGTTGAAATACCCATAAATAATCACAGAGGAATGTACCCATTACACCACCAGCAAATATCTGTTCAAAGTAATGTCTATAACTGTAATAACAGTCGTTTCAATGGTTAAACAAATGCACGTCTGACATACGCAAATGGTATCCCgtatttcattacaaactgcAATTTGTAAAAATTTACTCAAAGATCTCACAATTTCTGGTTGCATTCTCGATTATGTGTAAACTCTGCCTTTTAAACCAGATTCTGTGATTCCGTCCACGATTTctgcaaaatggaaaatatgagCCACTACATATAACCTGCTGTAGCCTGCCTCATAAAGGAAAGCAATTATAAATAGTCTAAATACAACTTCTCAATATTAGAGAATATTTTCCAGCGCAGGCTTTGGCACAAATAAACCTTCAAGGTGAATGAATATTTCTGCACAAAAATAACTGACATTCCACGTTCTGCACTATTCATAGGCAGCTGGCTCCCTCTTGTGGTTAACATTAGTATATAGACTAAATTAGTATATagacgcagactaaagactcatctcttcaggctgcacctctccccacccctccctagcctatagtttagctcaatgtacctagttaggctaatacgatcacgttagtttttatttggcaggattgtttttgtctgattctgattaggcaaatgtgatttcagtgctagtt
This window contains:
- the LOC135238511 gene encoding deoxynucleoside triphosphate triphosphohydrolase SAMHD1-like, which encodes MAGGTSYQPYKIFNDPIHGSIEMHPYLVRIIDTPEFQRLRYIRQMGSVYFVYPGASHNRFEHSIGVAHLAGELVQELNRRYHHGKDTNLDQKLQEIHEERKKDLTTKYKEELEQLEQQDVASSDDQGEF